The DNA sequence GTAGGTGCTACATTCGACCAGGTCCAAGTATTTTAGTAAGTTTAGCACCAAGTCTAACAAAAGCGACCTTCCGTCAATCACAACTTAGAACTTGCTCGTAGGTATCGTAAAATAGCAATGATTGTACCTAGGTATCTACTCTATTCTAgttctaaaatatttctatgtacaaaatatatcacTACATATTGCAAAATAAAGTTACCCGTTTTGTCTGTCTATCCCTACCCTATATATGCTTAAATCTTAAAGACTCACTCAATCCTACGAGgcagattaaaataatgttctacaatttTGTTCACCATAAAAAGTTCTACAAAAGGTCCTGgatatatgtctatcttttaaggatGACTCTCCCATTCTAATggtaataaattttgttctaaaacaaCGTTTATTTCgaagttgtttttgttacgcTGATATTAATccttgtcaaaatatttaaacgttaGAGAACGTAAAGAACTTCTGTAGTTGATAATAGTATTAGAATCCGAATAGAGATTcgtaaaatcctttttttttcacagaCAGTGGAGCACCGCTATCAAATGACATGAAGAAAATCGTCCCTCTCTGTCCGGAACAGAACCAGAAATACTGTTTCGTCAGTTGGTCCAACTTAGGACACATATTTGCCGCCAACAATATAACACAAACCCGTAGACACGAACTCATAAACGTATTCACAAAGTTGGACCAATTGTTTGGCAAACATCCGCCCTTCCAGAACCCAATGTTCTCAATGTACGGGGCTTTTAACCATGAAAATGAAGTTATTTTCCACAGTAATACAAAGAGTTTGGCCACCAGTGCTGTTCTGAAGACGCATCCATATGATAAAATACCGTATAACCTCGAACTCATAGTGTCCAATATGACAGACTTCACATGTGATTTTGGCGCGAAAATTTCGCCGTCCATGATCATGTTAGTTGCATCTCTAGTCGTATTTATAATCAACAGTTAATGTTGCTAAGGTTATGTGATATTAAATAGGAAATAAActgtacattttaaattttgtttttttttcctgtgTAACTTACCTATTTGCAATGAGACCGGGGCGGGAACCATTCAATTCTTACATACAATTCTGCACCTCAGTAGAACATCAACGACTAATTAAATGTGTGAACACTTACATTAGTAAGTAGATATTGCTATACTGGTcttcaatatttgtgtttaagaaaattacaaaagcTTGCGATATGGTGCAAATATAAAATGGTACGCATTTAAACGATctcgtttaaaatttaatttaatacaacattCAAACCATCGTCGTTTATCTTACATAGAGACTTCCTTTTAAAATGCCCGAGTTAGATGGAAGGTCCACTCTTTAATGAGTCAGCGaaaatcttaaaagtaaaaaaagagattttaaatgAACTTAGTTGCAATACAATGCTTAAAACTAAGATAGAGATGTGACGAAATGTCGGCGTGcttgggtgtcaggatagccgacatcgggatagagTATTCAATGAAACACAATAATCAAGTTTCATTATCTCCGCACAGAACAAACGGCGCAgcaaactccccagccttgcgctgtccaatcattacacattatttactCAGTTAACACAATGCAGTAATCCgaatattcacaatattaacttCACAGTCAATAATTACGTTAAATCAATAAGTCTCGTTACATCTTgaaacttataatccactactctaaattcaaatatcCCGCGCTTCCATTATACAACCTGCCAGTAACGGCGCGAATAGTAACGAAATaggttttatacaatttatacttttatgaatgaggttgcggaCTATATGTCACAaattaggttttaattatgatttatttatttattatcgttTATTATCATGACCATTTCCGACGTATagatttaaaaagcaaaatgtaaaaattaaacaaacttgtAAATGCTATTATATCACCTAGAAACACTATCCCATGCTAAATGTACCCAGTATATTTACGCTACGCTATATTGTATAATGATTATTTAgcaaacttttgtaaataaattacgaaataaaagtcAATTGAACAATCCTGACGAGAATACCATCCCTTGAGGTATTTTTTCGACTGTAGTGGCCGTTTTTTCTTTGCTGCCAATCTctatgtcaatgtcaaatcaaagatttttttccCGCGGGCCGCGGTATCAAAACTTTGCCGAAACGAAAAAAGCTTCATATTACTTCATAAAATATCGTAATTAGTGATGAACCATGTCTTCAGAAGACTTGAATAACTTTATAAAGGCGTTAGACACAGTGAAAAAGGATTACACGTGCGGCGTGTGCGGGGATCTGTGTAAGGATCCCGTAGtcttgaaaaaatgttttcatatacTTTGTGCTGAACATACTCCTTTGGACAACTGTCCAAATTGCAAAATACCTTTGGATGAGTGCGGCACGTTCATCGACGACCAACTTAAAGTGTGTATCCACTCCACTGCCGAACTAGACAAAATGTTTGAGAAGTATCGCTCAAAGGAAACTACGATAACATCtagtaataaaactaagaaaGTTCCCGCTAAGAATGTTGTCGGATCTGGCTCTAAGATACCTCTGTCTGACAAAACCAACTCCCGCCAACAGTTTAATGAGACCCTTCAATCAAATGTAAGTTTAAAAACCAATGTGAATAATGAGAAACGTAATAAAAAAGGCGAGACCGCCCTCCATGTCGCGTGCCGCCTCGGCAATATCGAGAAAGTACAGGAGCTGATAAACTTGGGAGCTAACACCAATACTAAGGATAACGCAGGCTGGACACCACTGCACGAAGCGGTGCAGAATGGAAGACTCGACCTCGTCACATTGCTCCTACAGCACAACACATTGATAGATGTTCCCGGTCAGGGCAACGAGACTCCCTTACACGAAGCTGTCCGCTACAACTTTATAGATATTGCCGAAGAGTTGATCAAGAATGGTGCAGATATGAATGTCAGAAACTGTAAAGGAGAAACTCCATACCAACTGGCTTCTGTTAATATGAAGAATTTGTTACGTGAAGCAGCTGAAAAGGTGATGTATACGCAGAGCTTCAACATCTCTCACATTGCCGCATTATATGCTGAGTTAGAGTTTGATGACATACACATTTACTGCTCATCATCATTCCGTACTGTGCATAACAAGTTACGAGCTTTAAGTAAACATCATAGTAACATTCATTTAGAAGTCAAGCTTACGAAGAAGGTCACTCACCTTGTTGTGGATACTGAGGATGGTGTCTGTGTATCAAGTCTCGATGTTCTTCAGGGTATTGTGAGCAACATTTGGATCATCAGTGCAGACTGGGTAACGAAATCCTCCGAAGAGAAACTAGAGTCATTTGAACAGTATGAGGTGAAGGGAGTTGGAACCAAGTCCTATAACGGACCTAAAAATGCCCGATACAACAAGTACAAACAACTGCCAGGCATTTTCAATGGCTGTCACTTCTATTTACACAATTTCAATACTAAATATAAAGTTTCTAATACGTTAGTCTTAACTAAAGCTATATTGACTAAGTTGATCACTGATGCTGGTGGGATAGTGTTACGCAGAGTTCCCAACCCTGAATCTATCCCCGATAGTGAGCAGTTGGTACCGTACCACGCAAAGAAAGACGGCAGGCTGGTTGACTGTTCACACTACATTATTTTCCAGGAGATGTATGAACCAATGTACAACATGAAGCATTTGAAAGCTTTACCGATGGGCTGGTTGATAGAGTGCTTGGAGAAGTACGAATTATGTGAACCATGGTGATGTCATTGTTGGGGATGAGAGGAAATATCtctttagtttgtttttaatacaaaagaagtgtatttgatattcatttttagtttatttataaatggaaaCTTCTTTAATAATAGACATTCAATGGAATCTCTTTGTCATCAAATTTGTATGTCCATTTCTATCTAGCTAGCTAATGACGTCataagcatttattatttatcagaaTCTGTAAACCCTAAGTAAGTAGCttatgattgtaaaataaattatgtcttatatgtttaaaaaatgtccACATCTGCTATGTCACATACATGGACATATTCTGATATAGGGGTGCTACCTACACTTTTAGTGAACAATTAGTGCCTTTACATTGATTGCCATATTGAAGGACAACATGCTGTCATGTTGTACTGATTGCTGTTAAGTGAAAAGGCAGAAACTTAAACTTTAAACACTCCCACTTTTAGGatattaatccttgtgtcacagggCTTTCATGATTGACTCCTTAAATATTGTGATAATAacttagatataatattattatgtaatgcATTGCCTACTAGTTGTCCCATTGGGcgttatgtttttctttatttgttatttaatagtttattttgtattttaagttttagttaataattttatttgtttatttgtagcTTGTAAATGTATATAAGGTGCCGTgagttaaagttaaaaacacaGCTAAAGCTCAGGTGTGTTAGTGGTTGTATAATTGAGATAGAACTTAGTATAATCATTCTTCAttcattatgtaaatttatgtaaaaagctCTTCTCGTTCTGCATTTTCTATGGCTGGGGAGGCCCGCTTTCTGCCTCTGTGCCATCCTCAATCACGCTCTGTAACCGAAAGAGGACTTTCTGGGGGAAGACTGGCAGCGAGTAGTACAAGCTTAGGGCATATCAAGTCCTCAACTCTGCCTACACTCGGCAGAGCGACTCATCTCAGGGTTAGTCTTAGTCCCAGCCGAGAGCCGCGCGACAGTATCCGGGTACGCACTCTGTACTCTCTCACTCACACACTACTCTTGCGCAGCCTGTTCGTGCCCTCCGCCTCCCCTGCGCACTTTGCGCAATACGTGCCTTCAAGGTCGTCGGAAGAAACGGTCGCGCAAAGTGAAAGCCAAGTCCCAGGCCAAGGTCGCAAAGACCGAGACCCCCTCAGCCTCCGCCCCCGCTGCTGCCGCCTCTACGGCCGCGACTGTCCCCACCTCGTCTGGTAGGCAGACGGTCATCCCTCGCGTACAAAACCCCCCGCCGATTTTCCTTCATCAGAAGGAAAATGGATCGAAGCGTCCTCGTGGTCGTCGCGCACCACGTTAATTTCACGAGTGGCCAACTCATTAAAGacggaattaaaattattgtccGGACGTCTGTCGATTCCAGGTCGGTCACGAAGCGGACACCTGCAGTACCATGGATCCCGTTTCGATCCTCCGCAAATGAGATCGAAGACGACCTGAAAGCCCAGGGCATCCCTGAGCTCAACGTGCACAGAATGCACCGCGCCAAGGGCCTAACGCCTTTTGTAATGTATGGGttatgtaatagtttattttctcactttttttttttaataatgctaagcttattttgtacatttgtaGCTTGTTAATGTGTGTAGTGTGTAGCTGTTTGTCTcacttttcataattaataattccctttattaattatgtaatgttattatgtatgtaataagcTCTTCAAGCTCTAAGCCTGATTGATATGCGTTTCATGCGGTAGGGAAAGGTGCGGTTTTGCCCCAGCGCCGTCCTCCGTCGCGGTCTGCGAACAAAA is a window from the Trichoplusia ni isolate ovarian cell line Hi5 chromosome 3, tn1, whole genome shotgun sequence genome containing:
- the LOC113492382 gene encoding BRCA1-associated RING domain protein 1-like, which translates into the protein MSSEDLNNFIKALDTVKKDYTCGVCGDLCKDPVVLKKCFHILCAEHTPLDNCPNCKIPLDECGTFIDDQLKVCIHSTAELDKMFEKYRSKETTITSSNKTKKVPAKNVVGSGSKIPLSDKTNSRQQFNETLQSNVSLKTNVNNEKRNKKGETALHVACRLGNIEKVQELINLGANTNTKDNAGWTPLHEAVQNGRLDLVTLLLQHNTLIDVPGQGNETPLHEAVRYNFIDIAEELIKNGADMNVRNCKGETPYQLASVNMKNLLREAAEKVMYTQSFNISHIAALYAELEFDDIHIYCSSSFRTVHNKLRALSKHHSNIHLEVKLTKKVTHLVVDTEDGVCVSSLDVLQGIVSNIWIISADWVTKSSEEKLESFEQYEVKGVGTKSYNGPKNARYNKYKQLPGIFNGCHFYLHNFNTKYKVSNTLVLTKAILTKLITDAGGIVLRRVPNPESIPDSEQLVPYHAKKDGRLVDCSHYIIFQEMYEPMYNMKHLKALPMGWLIECLEKYELCEPW